A window from Rhizosphaericola mali encodes these proteins:
- a CDS encoding DUF1328 domain-containing protein, with protein sequence MLRWAIVFLIIAIIAGVFGFNGIQSGAAGIAKTLFFIFLILFVVSFLIGRSRN encoded by the coding sequence ATGTTGAGATGGGCAATCGTATTTCTGATAATTGCAATAATTGCAGGAGTTTTTGGATTTAATGGAATCCAATCAGGAGCAGCTGGAATAGCGAAAACCCTGTTCTTTATCTTCTTAATTTTATTTGTTGTCTCTTTTTTGATAGGTCGCTCAAGGAATTAA
- a CDS encoding cryptochrome/photolyase family protein, whose protein sequence is MQQKSSIQIFWFRRDLRWDDNAGLFYALKSDTPVFPIFIFDTNILDDLPQNDPRVHFIHIALEKLQAKLTNLGSGLNIYVGKPLEIFQQIQTQFEIKGIFCNRDYELYAIQRDHQIKIWANEKQIAFHSFKDQVIFEGDEILKSDGSSYSIFTPYSKKWLEKLNSFFLSGYDTTKYKNSLFKEKTTFPSLAEIGFEKTDFHFPKFNISIPTIERYDATRDIPSLENGTTHLGIHLRFGTISIRQLASLASKHNATYLKELIWRDFYQMILQNFSQINKGNAFRAEYDLIQWRNNEHEFESWKNGQTGFPIVDAGMRELNATGHMHNRVRMIVASFLTKNLLIDWRWGEAYFAEKLLDFDFAANNGGWQWAAGSGCDAAPYFRIFNPTSQTEKFDPKLIYIKKWIPEIDSFEYPQPIIDFKESRERCLSVYKQALQKN, encoded by the coding sequence ATGCAACAGAAAAGTTCAATTCAGATATTTTGGTTTCGACGAGATCTTAGGTGGGATGACAACGCAGGTTTATTTTATGCCCTAAAATCTGACACACCTGTGTTTCCTATTTTCATATTTGACACCAACATTTTGGATGACTTACCCCAAAATGATCCTCGTGTGCATTTTATACATATTGCTTTAGAAAAGTTACAAGCAAAATTAACCAACTTAGGAAGTGGATTAAATATTTATGTAGGTAAGCCTTTAGAAATATTCCAACAAATCCAAACGCAATTTGAAATAAAAGGCATCTTTTGTAATCGTGATTACGAATTATATGCAATTCAGCGAGATCATCAGATAAAGATTTGGGCAAATGAAAAGCAAATTGCATTTCATTCATTTAAGGATCAGGTAATATTTGAAGGTGATGAAATTTTAAAAAGCGATGGCAGTTCTTATTCTATTTTCACTCCTTATTCCAAAAAATGGTTAGAAAAACTAAATTCATTTTTCCTTTCTGGATACGATACTACTAAATATAAAAACAGCTTATTTAAAGAAAAAACAACCTTTCCTTCTTTGGCGGAAATTGGTTTTGAAAAAACGGATTTCCATTTCCCTAAATTCAACATTTCCATTCCGACGATTGAGCGATATGATGCTACGAGGGACATTCCGTCATTGGAAAATGGTACGACGCATTTGGGAATTCATCTAAGATTTGGCACCATAAGTATTCGCCAATTGGCTAGTCTCGCATCAAAACATAATGCTACATATTTAAAAGAATTAATCTGGCGAGATTTTTACCAAATGATTTTGCAAAATTTCTCTCAAATAAATAAAGGAAATGCATTTCGAGCAGAATACGACCTTATTCAATGGCGCAATAATGAACATGAATTTGAATCTTGGAAAAATGGACAAACAGGTTTTCCTATTGTGGATGCTGGTATGCGAGAACTAAATGCCACAGGACACATGCACAATCGGGTACGTATGATCGTAGCATCATTTCTTACCAAAAATTTGCTTATTGATTGGCGTTGGGGTGAAGCCTATTTTGCGGAGAAATTATTAGATTTTGATTTCGCCGCTAATAATGGCGGTTGGCAATGGGCGGCGGGTTCGGGCTGTGACGCAGCACCTTATTTTCGGATATTTAATCCAACATCTCAAACTGAAAAATTTGATCCAAAATTAATTTATATAAAAAAATGGATTCCCGAAATAGATTCATTTGAATATCCTCAACCTATAATTGATTTCAAAGAAAGCCGAGAGCGTTGCCTATCAGTGTACAAACAAGCATTGCAAAAAAATTAA
- a CDS encoding RDD family protein, with product MEINLTLNEVNYVRASTWKRLFNYIIDLIFFGILYSLVLGIIFRCFPDFGASYSIFEEDRGNVFLLNFFYLLSYATTMGLVEGIFRGRTIGKWFTKTKAFNLDGSEISFGKAMSRAFCRIVPFCVFSAFGHPCNPWQDRWTNTMVADLKASQLDSTPFKNVFED from the coding sequence ATGGAGATCAATCTAACCCTTAATGAAGTCAATTACGTACGTGCTAGTACATGGAAGCGTTTATTTAATTACATTATTGATTTAATTTTTTTCGGTATTCTTTATAGTCTAGTTTTAGGGATAATATTTAGATGTTTTCCAGATTTTGGAGCGTCCTATTCTATATTTGAAGAAGATAGAGGTAATGTATTCTTATTAAACTTTTTCTACTTGTTATCATATGCAACAACGATGGGATTGGTTGAAGGAATATTTCGAGGGCGTACAATAGGTAAATGGTTTACAAAGACAAAAGCATTTAATCTGGACGGCAGTGAAATATCTTTTGGCAAAGCAATGAGTCGAGCATTTTGCAGAATTGTTCCTTTTTGTGTGTTTAGTGCATTCGGCCATCCTTGTAATCCATGGCAAGATCGATGGACTAATACCATGGTGGCGGACTTAAAAGCATCTCAATTAGATTCTACACCGTTTAAAAATGTATTCGAAGATTAA
- the rpsO gene encoding 30S ribosomal protein S15 codes for MPYLTKEKKAAIFAEFGGKAENTGSIEAQVALLTERILHLTQHLKANKKDFSTQRGLMAMVGRRKRLLSYMQKHNLNGYRALIEKLGLRK; via the coding sequence ATGCCTTACTTAACAAAAGAAAAAAAAGCTGCGATCTTCGCAGAATTTGGCGGAAAAGCTGAAAATACTGGTTCTATCGAAGCGCAAGTAGCTTTATTGACAGAACGCATTTTACATTTGACTCAACATTTGAAAGCAAATAAAAAAGACTTCTCTACACAAAGAGGTTTAATGGCAATGGTTGGTCGTCGTAAACGCTTGTTGTCATATATGCAAAAACATAACTTGAATGGCTACCGTGCTCTAATTGAAAAATTAGGTCTTAGAAAATAG
- the pnp gene encoding polyribonucleotide nucleotidyltransferase: protein MLSQPYSVSFDLGAGREVTIGTGKLARQADGAVTVQQGNTVILATVVANKEAKEGQDFFPLSVDYQEKFAAAGRIPGTFFKREGKLSDYEVLISRLVDRALRPLFPDDYFCDVQVLITLVSSDSDIMPDSLACLAASAALAVSDIPIKEIISEVRIARINGEYVVNPTRSELANADLEFMIAATDKNLMMVEGESKEAQEEDLVKALEIAHDAIRKQIAAQQQLRDAKGITAKRDYTKPVEDEAIQQKVKDFCAAKISEISHAGTTKHERSEAFSALKKEVVASLGEEATDIEKKLAKKYYDDLEWHLVRDMILDDRIRLDGRKLDQVRPLNMEIDILPIPHGSSLFTRGETQSLSTVTLGTPDDELMIDSATDSHYTNFILHYNFPPFSTGEIRPMRGVGRREVGHGNLAMRSLKQMMPGSEYPYTVRVVSDILESNGSSSMATVCAGSLALMDAGVPIPKHVSGVAMGLITREDGKYAILTDILGDEDHLGDMDFKVTGTRDGICGVQMDIKVDGLSMDVMREALAQARNGRLHILDAMYSCVGEARAEVKPHAPRMEKLIIDKEFIGAVIGKGGEVIQGLQKETGTTITIEEVGEKGEVSIFSSNKEGVEKALATIKGIVAVPEVNKVYTGTIKSIKEFGAFVEFLPKKEGLLHISEISWNRLETMDGIFKEGQQVEVKLVGIDPKTGKFKLSHKALLPRPERTEKPAQNKD, encoded by the coding sequence ATGTTATCCCAACCATATAGCGTTTCCTTTGATTTGGGCGCAGGTAGAGAAGTTACTATCGGCACTGGCAAATTAGCTAGACAAGCTGATGGAGCTGTTACAGTCCAACAAGGAAATACCGTAATATTAGCAACTGTAGTTGCTAATAAAGAAGCAAAAGAAGGTCAAGATTTCTTTCCATTAAGTGTAGATTATCAAGAAAAATTTGCTGCTGCAGGTCGTATCCCTGGTACATTCTTCAAAAGAGAAGGTAAATTAAGTGATTATGAAGTATTGATCAGCCGTTTGGTCGATCGTGCACTTCGTCCTTTATTCCCAGATGATTATTTCTGCGATGTTCAGGTTTTAATTACATTGGTTTCTAGTGATAGCGATATCATGCCAGATTCTTTGGCTTGCTTAGCAGCATCTGCCGCATTAGCAGTTTCTGATATTCCTATTAAAGAAATCATTTCTGAAGTTAGAATCGCACGTATCAATGGTGAATATGTCGTTAACCCAACAAGATCTGAATTGGCAAACGCTGATTTGGAATTCATGATTGCGGCTACAGACAAAAACCTAATGATGGTTGAAGGTGAAAGTAAAGAAGCGCAAGAAGAAGATCTTGTAAAAGCACTTGAAATTGCGCACGATGCCATCAGAAAACAAATTGCAGCTCAGCAACAATTGAGAGATGCGAAAGGAATAACTGCAAAAAGAGATTATACTAAACCAGTAGAAGATGAAGCTATCCAACAGAAAGTAAAAGATTTCTGTGCGGCTAAAATCAGTGAAATCTCTCATGCAGGTACAACAAAACACGAAAGAAGTGAAGCTTTTTCTGCATTGAAAAAAGAAGTAGTTGCTAGCTTAGGCGAAGAAGCTACTGATATCGAAAAGAAACTTGCTAAAAAATATTACGACGATTTAGAATGGCATTTGGTTCGAGATATGATTTTAGATGATCGTATCCGTTTGGATGGTAGAAAATTAGATCAAGTGCGTCCATTAAATATGGAAATCGACATTTTACCTATACCTCATGGCTCTTCTTTATTCACAAGAGGAGAAACACAATCTTTATCCACGGTAACATTGGGTACTCCCGATGACGAATTGATGATCGATAGTGCTACTGATTCTCATTATACTAATTTCATTTTACACTATAACTTCCCTCCTTTCTCCACAGGTGAAATTCGCCCTATGAGAGGTGTTGGTCGTCGTGAAGTTGGTCATGGTAATTTGGCTATGCGTAGCTTAAAACAAATGATGCCCGGAAGTGAGTATCCATACACAGTGCGTGTAGTTAGTGATATCTTGGAATCAAATGGTTCTTCTTCTATGGCAACGGTCTGTGCAGGCTCATTAGCCTTAATGGATGCTGGTGTACCTATTCCAAAACACGTAAGTGGTGTGGCAATGGGATTAATCACAAGAGAAGATGGCAAATATGCAATCCTTACTGATATCTTAGGTGATGAAGACCATCTAGGTGATATGGATTTCAAAGTTACTGGTACTAGAGATGGTATCTGTGGTGTACAAATGGATATTAAGGTAGATGGCTTAAGCATGGATGTAATGCGTGAAGCATTGGCTCAAGCTAGAAATGGTCGTTTGCACATTTTGGATGCAATGTACAGCTGTGTTGGTGAAGCTAGAGCTGAAGTGAAACCACATGCGCCAAGAATGGAAAAACTAATCATTGATAAAGAATTTATCGGTGCCGTTATCGGTAAAGGTGGTGAAGTGATCCAAGGTTTACAAAAAGAAACGGGTACGACTATTACTATTGAAGAAGTAGGAGAAAAAGGTGAAGTAAGTATCTTCTCTTCTAATAAAGAAGGTGTAGAAAAAGCATTGGCTACGATCAAAGGTATTGTTGCCGTTCCTGAAGTAAACAAAGTCTATACGGGCACTATTAAAAGTATCAAAGAATTTGGTGCATTCGTAGAATTTTTACCTAAAAAAGAAGGTTTATTGCACATCAGTGAAATAAGCTGGAATAGATTAGAAACGATGGATGGCATTTTCAAAGAAGGTCAACAAGTTGAAGTTAAATTAGTCGGAATTGATCCTAAAACAGGAAAATTCAAACTAAGCCACAAAGCTTTGTTACCTCGCCCTGAACGTACAGAAAAACCAGCTCAAAATAAAGATTAG